In Rubrivirga marina, the following are encoded in one genomic region:
- a CDS encoding ABC transporter permease, which produces MTGAVDISLWQLALASVLLLVAIGLSVALKLGLTKGLAVAATRMVVQLFLVGLVLEWVFSSESALLIVSLAVGMALLAGHAAVRRTSRRYPQIWADALVSVLGASFVVTGAAVLGILQIDPWYDPQYLIPLHGMLLGNALTGISLSLDRFMDGASRGRGLVEARLALGATRWEAARPLFRDAVRTGLVPITNSMAVMGVVSLPGMMTGQILAGAPPAEAVRYQILIVFMIAACVALAALGVVGLAYRRLFTADHRFHPDRLREA; this is translated from the coding sequence GTGACCGGCGCCGTCGACATCTCGCTGTGGCAGCTGGCGCTCGCGTCGGTCCTGCTGCTCGTCGCCATCGGCCTGTCGGTCGCCCTCAAGCTCGGGCTGACGAAGGGGCTGGCGGTCGCGGCCACCCGGATGGTGGTCCAGCTGTTCCTGGTCGGGCTCGTGCTGGAGTGGGTCTTTTCGTCTGAGAGCGCGCTCCTGATCGTCTCCCTCGCGGTGGGGATGGCGCTGCTGGCCGGCCACGCGGCCGTGCGCCGGACGTCGCGGCGGTACCCCCAGATTTGGGCCGACGCGCTCGTGAGCGTCCTCGGCGCATCGTTCGTGGTCACCGGCGCGGCGGTCCTCGGGATTCTCCAGATCGACCCGTGGTACGACCCGCAGTACCTCATCCCGCTCCACGGGATGTTGCTAGGCAACGCGCTGACGGGCATCTCGCTGTCGCTCGACAGGTTCATGGACGGCGCCAGCCGGGGCCGTGGTCTCGTCGAGGCCCGGCTCGCGCTCGGCGCCACCCGATGGGAAGCTGCCCGCCCCCTCTTCCGCGACGCCGTCCGCACCGGCCTCGTGCCGATCACAAACAGCATGGCCGTGATGGGCGTCGTGAGCCTCCCGGGCATGATGACGGGGCAGATCCTGGCCGGCGCGCCGCCCGCCGAGGCCGTCCGCTACCAGATCCTGATCGTGTTCATGATCGCGGCGTGCGTGGCGCTGGCGGCGCTCGGCGTCGTCGGCCTCGCCTACCGGCGGCTGTTCACGGCCGACCACCGGTTCCATCCGGACCGGCTGCGCGAGGCGTAA
- a CDS encoding ABC transporter ATP-binding protein, with the protein MASPLVSVQTAGRRVGERWVWRGLNLDVAPGDRLAVRGPSGAGKTVLLRALAGLDALDEGELLSEGGPVRSLPRHRAEVAYAAQRPALFDGTVEDNLRAPFALAVRDGQRYDAERARALLARLGRPADLLGQSVDGLSGGEAQTVGLMRALLTDPTVLLLDEPTAGLDPERAEAVEAVIADALRANARRAAVWTSHDAAQLDRVTDRSLDL; encoded by the coding sequence ATGGCCTCGCCTCTCGTCTCAGTCCAGACCGCCGGCCGCCGCGTCGGCGAGCGGTGGGTGTGGCGTGGACTGAATCTCGACGTGGCGCCGGGCGACCGGCTGGCGGTCCGCGGGCCGTCGGGCGCGGGCAAGACGGTCCTGCTCCGCGCGCTCGCTGGCCTCGACGCGCTCGACGAGGGCGAGCTCTTGTCGGAGGGCGGCCCCGTCCGGAGCCTCCCCCGCCACCGCGCCGAGGTCGCCTATGCCGCCCAGCGGCCGGCCCTCTTCGACGGGACCGTCGAGGACAACCTCCGCGCGCCGTTCGCCCTCGCCGTCCGCGACGGGCAGCGCTACGACGCCGAGCGCGCCCGCGCCCTCCTCGCCCGCCTCGGGCGGCCGGCCGACCTTCTCGGCCAGTCGGTCGACGGGCTCTCCGGCGGCGAGGCCCAGACGGTCGGGCTGATGCGCGCGCTCCTCACCGACCCGACCGTCCTCCTCTTGGACGAGCCCACCGCCGGCCTCGACCCCGAGCGCGCCGAGGCGGTCGAAGCCGTCATCGCCGACGCCCTCCGGGCCAACGCGCGCCGCGCCGCCGTCTGGACCAGCCACGACGCGGCCCAGCTCGACCGCGTCACCGACCGATCCCTCGACCTGTGA
- the aroF gene encoding 3-deoxy-7-phosphoheptulonate synthase: MPDSPDLSTLRSDLDAVDRKLVEALAERQRLVSDVAAVKAADGALPIQDPDREQSLLSRVHQLAEAAGVDGYFASQLYRQILRHSVRYQAVRQSGEAGLRVAYQGVEGCYSHSAARHHFAAVDGVGYLGTSTFGGAIEALKGGKADRALLPVENTTAGPISGVYDLLVEPGLHIVGEEVLKVEHCLLGLPGASLGHVERIGTHPQAIRQCSLFLDDFKHHGGHVDSEDDTAGAAKAVAEAGDPTRAAIAGEDAAEHYGLEILKRNVANRKDNFTRFLIVAAEPLAHDQRLPHKTSLVLSTEHGPGKLAAVLQVFAEAEVNLTKLESRPSPTTPFESLFYLDLEGGTHEDAVADAIEAAEAHTKSLRVLGSYPVFRAETPRAALGVAASGDGAAPRAKATAPPSVKPSRRTLGDRQGRPDTVVEIAGVRIGGDEPPVLIAGPCSVESRDQIFESARAVREAGGLMLRGGCFKPRTLPYDFQGLGFEGLAMMHEAGRQNGLPIVTEVVHPKDVEAIAREADVLQIGARNMQNFELLKEVGKSHAAVLLKRGMSSSIDEWLAAAEYVLAGGNERVILCERGIRTFETATRNTLDLSSVVVARERTHLPVIVDPSHAAGLRRWVPALAKAAIAAGAHGLIVEAHPDPDHALSDGPQSLTWDQLNELAREIGVAPAVAA; the protein is encoded by the coding sequence ATGCCCGACTCCCCCGACCTCTCGACCCTCCGGTCCGACCTCGACGCCGTGGACCGCAAGCTCGTCGAGGCCCTCGCCGAGCGGCAGCGCCTCGTCTCCGACGTGGCCGCCGTCAAGGCCGCCGACGGCGCGCTCCCGATCCAGGACCCCGACCGCGAGCAGTCGCTCCTCTCGCGCGTCCACCAGCTGGCCGAGGCGGCCGGCGTCGACGGCTACTTCGCGTCGCAGCTGTACCGCCAGATCCTGCGCCACTCGGTCCGCTACCAGGCTGTCCGCCAGTCGGGCGAGGCCGGGCTCCGGGTGGCGTACCAGGGCGTCGAGGGGTGCTACAGCCACTCGGCCGCGCGCCACCACTTCGCGGCGGTCGACGGCGTGGGGTACCTCGGCACGAGCACGTTCGGCGGCGCCATCGAGGCGCTCAAGGGCGGGAAGGCCGACCGCGCGCTCCTCCCGGTCGAGAACACGACGGCCGGGCCGATCTCGGGCGTCTACGACCTCCTCGTCGAGCCGGGCCTCCACATCGTGGGCGAGGAGGTCCTGAAGGTGGAGCACTGCCTGCTCGGGCTGCCGGGCGCGTCGCTCGGGCACGTCGAGCGGATCGGGACGCACCCGCAGGCGATCCGCCAGTGCAGCCTGTTCCTGGACGACTTCAAGCACCACGGCGGCCACGTCGACTCGGAGGACGACACGGCCGGGGCGGCCAAGGCCGTCGCCGAGGCGGGCGACCCCACGCGCGCCGCGATCGCGGGCGAGGACGCCGCCGAGCACTACGGGCTCGAGATCCTCAAGCGGAACGTGGCGAACCGGAAGGACAACTTCACGCGCTTCCTCATCGTGGCGGCCGAGCCGCTCGCGCACGACCAGCGGCTCCCGCATAAGACGTCGCTCGTGCTCTCGACCGAGCACGGCCCCGGCAAGCTGGCCGCCGTCCTCCAGGTGTTCGCCGAGGCCGAGGTCAACCTCACCAAGCTCGAAAGCCGGCCGTCGCCCACGACCCCGTTCGAGAGCCTGTTCTACCTCGACCTCGAGGGCGGCACGCACGAGGACGCGGTCGCCGACGCCATCGAGGCCGCGGAGGCCCACACGAAGTCGCTCCGCGTGCTCGGCTCGTACCCCGTGTTCCGCGCCGAGACGCCGCGCGCCGCGCTGGGCGTGGCCGCCTCGGGCGACGGCGCGGCGCCCCGGGCCAAGGCCACCGCCCCGCCGAGCGTCAAGCCGAGTCGCCGGACGCTCGGTGACCGACAGGGCCGGCCGGACACGGTCGTCGAGATCGCGGGCGTCCGGATCGGGGGCGACGAGCCGCCGGTCCTCATCGCCGGGCCGTGCTCGGTGGAGAGCCGGGACCAGATCTTCGAGTCGGCCCGGGCCGTCCGCGAGGCGGGCGGGCTCATGCTCCGCGGCGGCTGCTTCAAGCCGCGGACGCTGCCCTACGACTTCCAGGGGCTCGGCTTCGAGGGGCTCGCCATGATGCACGAGGCGGGGCGGCAGAACGGGCTCCCCATCGTGACCGAGGTGGTCCACCCGAAGGACGTCGAGGCGATCGCCCGCGAGGCCGACGTGCTCCAGATCGGCGCGCGCAACATGCAGAACTTCGAGCTGCTCAAGGAGGTCGGGAAGAGCCACGCGGCGGTCCTCCTCAAGCGCGGGATGTCGTCGTCCATCGACGAGTGGCTGGCGGCGGCGGAGTACGTCCTCGCCGGCGGCAACGAGCGCGTGATCCTCTGCGAGCGCGGCATCCGGACGTTTGAGACGGCCACGCGCAACACGCTCGACCTCAGCTCAGTCGTCGTCGCCCGCGAGCGGACGCACCTCCCGGTGATCGTGGACCCGAGCCACGCGGCCGGCCTCCGGCGCTGGGTCCCGGCGCTCGCGAAGGCGGCGATCGCGGCCGGCGCGCACGGGCTCATCGTGGAGGCCCACCCGGACCCCGACCACGCGCTCTCCGACGGACCCCAGTCGCTGACCTGGGACCAGCTCAACGAGCTGGCGCGCGAGATCGGCGTGGCGCCGGCCGTCGCGGCCTAG
- a CDS encoding DUF2911 domain-containing protein codes for MPRLFAPLLAALGALAGCAGTPAPGTARTPPITAVEAETAGFVTRLGDDTLAVERFTVTPGGMEATVAVRAPQTTLATYTLDLDDDGGLEAYEAVVRQPLTDEVLRTQRAEPVGDSLRVTSSETMGETETRMVAGAARPLPFVDLVHWPFELMVRRAVAAGGPLEQPLFTPRGVVAFTSDVEDDGSVTVTHPFRGSMVVEADDEGRLLELDAGATTRKLTVMRVADVDVEAVAARWAEMDAAGLSAGELSGRGEAVGEIGPATVSVDYGVPQKRGREIWGALVPWGELWRTGANRATHLETNHALVLGEGDDALAVPAGVYTLYSIPAADGGVLIVNRQTGQGGTTYDEARDLGRVPLTRSALGETVEAFTIAVDETGARSGVLSLRWDRDAFSVPFTVPD; via the coding sequence ATGCCCCGTCTGTTCGCTCCTCTCCTCGCCGCTCTTGGGGCGCTCGCCGGCTGTGCCGGGACGCCGGCCCCCGGCACCGCCCGCACCCCGCCGATCACCGCCGTTGAGGCCGAGACCGCCGGCTTCGTCACCCGTCTCGGCGACGACACGCTCGCCGTCGAGCGGTTCACGGTCACGCCCGGCGGGATGGAGGCGACCGTCGCCGTCCGCGCCCCGCAGACGACCCTCGCGACCTACACCCTCGACCTCGACGACGACGGCGGGCTGGAGGCCTACGAGGCCGTCGTCCGGCAGCCGCTGACCGACGAGGTCCTCCGGACGCAGCGGGCCGAGCCGGTCGGCGACAGCCTGCGGGTCACGTCCTCCGAGACGATGGGGGAGACCGAGACGCGGATGGTGGCCGGCGCCGCGCGACCGCTCCCGTTCGTCGACCTCGTCCACTGGCCGTTCGAGCTGATGGTCCGGCGGGCCGTCGCGGCGGGCGGGCCGCTGGAGCAGCCGCTCTTCACGCCGCGCGGCGTCGTTGCCTTCACGAGCGACGTTGAGGACGACGGGTCGGTGACGGTCACGCACCCGTTCCGCGGGAGCATGGTCGTCGAGGCCGACGACGAGGGCCGGCTCCTCGAGCTCGACGCGGGCGCCACGACGCGGAAGCTGACCGTGATGCGCGTGGCCGACGTCGACGTCGAGGCTGTGGCGGCGCGCTGGGCCGAGATGGACGCGGCGGGCCTGTCGGCCGGCGAGCTCTCGGGTCGCGGCGAGGCCGTCGGCGAGATCGGGCCGGCGACGGTCTCGGTCGACTACGGCGTGCCCCAGAAGCGGGGCCGCGAGATCTGGGGCGCGCTGGTGCCGTGGGGCGAGCTCTGGCGGACCGGCGCCAACCGCGCCACGCACCTCGAGACGAACCACGCGCTCGTGCTCGGCGAGGGCGACGACGCGCTCGCGGTCCCGGCCGGCGTCTACACGCTCTACTCGATCCCCGCGGCCGATGGCGGCGTGCTCATCGTGAACCGCCAGACGGGCCAGGGCGGGACGACCTACGACGAGGCCCGCGACCTCGGCCGCGTCCCGCTGACGCGCTCGGCCCTCGGCGAGACCGTCGAGGCGTTCACGATCGCCGTCGACGAGACCGGCGCGCGGTCCGGCGTGCTGTCGCTGCGGTGGGACCGCGACGCGTTCTCCGTCCCGTTCACCGTCCCGGATTGA
- a CDS encoding flavin reductase family protein, with protein sequence MDFDLDALAPRAGYKLLSALVVPRPIAWVTTRNADGSVNAAPYSFFNLMGHDPHLVALGLSQPGDRHAKDTAANVRRTGRFVVNVVSEAVAEAMHRSSGPYPPGASEVDALALDLADPPAGDVPRIAAAPAALACREHTTLQIGRSRVLIGVVEGLYLRDDLYDAERGYVRQEAVRAVGRLGGGLYSHVDAFSLGPRPSTEEVGGR encoded by the coding sequence ATGGACTTCGACCTCGACGCGCTCGCCCCGCGGGCCGGCTACAAGCTCCTCTCCGCGCTCGTCGTCCCGCGCCCCATCGCGTGGGTCACGACGCGCAACGCCGACGGGAGCGTCAACGCGGCGCCGTACAGCTTCTTCAACCTGATGGGCCACGACCCGCACCTCGTGGCGCTCGGCCTGTCGCAGCCCGGCGACCGGCACGCAAAGGACACCGCCGCGAACGTCCGCCGGACCGGCCGCTTCGTGGTCAACGTCGTGAGCGAGGCCGTGGCCGAGGCGATGCACCGCTCGTCCGGCCCGTACCCGCCGGGCGCGAGCGAGGTCGACGCGCTCGCGCTGGACCTCGCCGATCCGCCGGCCGGCGACGTGCCGCGGATCGCCGCGGCGCCGGCCGCTCTCGCCTGCCGCGAGCACACGACGCTCCAAATCGGCCGGTCACGCGTGCTGATCGGCGTGGTCGAGGGGCTCTATCTCCGTGACGACCTGTACGACGCCGAGCGCGGCTATGTCCGCCAGGAGGCCGTGCGCGCCGTGGGGCGGCTCGGCGGCGGCCTCTACTCCCACGTCGACGCGTTCTCGCTCGGCCCGCGCCCGTCGACCGAGGAGGTCGGCGGGAGGTAG
- a CDS encoding glycosyltransferase family protein, with product MRRDPLRVLFAVQGEGRGHLTQALAVAAMLRRRGHQVVGAVAGTSRWGDVPDFFREGLAARVETVESPGFVSGADGRIRPVATFAANVARMRRFAPSLDRITTVLDRLEPDVVVNFYEGLMGLHGLLRVSDVPVVAVGHQFFSGHPGYPLLPGQPLQRVAMEAYTSLVGVGAETRLALSFYDAPDRPGVRVVPPLLRSQLFDLGDAPGDGSILVYLMEPAMAPALAAWSDRNPGVRIHTFAAVEPHDHSPSLTFHGLSGTEFLKRMAAARGVVCTAGFETVSEAMWLGTPALLVPTPGHYEQRCNAVDAVAAGAGVHAETLDLDPLLDYLDHHAEAAQAETTSRFRRWIARAEGRAVGAIEEAAGLAPLGGDGAGDGLADEVEVREARYLPPTSSVDGRGPSENASTWE from the coding sequence ATGAGACGGGATCCGCTCCGCGTGCTCTTCGCCGTGCAGGGCGAGGGGCGCGGCCACCTCACGCAGGCGCTCGCCGTGGCCGCCATGCTCCGCCGTCGCGGCCATCAGGTCGTCGGGGCGGTGGCCGGGACGAGCCGTTGGGGCGACGTGCCGGACTTTTTCCGCGAGGGGCTGGCGGCGCGCGTCGAAACCGTGGAGAGCCCCGGCTTCGTGTCCGGCGCCGACGGCCGGATCCGGCCCGTCGCCACGTTCGCCGCCAACGTCGCACGGATGCGGCGCTTCGCCCCGAGCCTCGACCGGATCACGACCGTCCTCGACCGGCTCGAACCCGACGTCGTCGTCAACTTCTACGAGGGGCTGATGGGCCTTCACGGGCTGCTCCGCGTGTCGGACGTGCCCGTCGTCGCCGTCGGCCACCAGTTCTTCTCGGGGCACCCGGGCTACCCGCTCCTTCCGGGCCAGCCGCTCCAGCGGGTCGCGATGGAGGCGTACACGTCGCTCGTCGGCGTCGGCGCCGAGACGCGCCTCGCGCTCTCGTTCTACGACGCGCCCGACCGGCCGGGCGTCCGCGTCGTCCCGCCGCTCCTCCGGTCACAGCTGTTCGACCTGGGCGACGCGCCGGGTGACGGGTCGATCCTCGTCTACCTCATGGAGCCGGCGATGGCGCCCGCACTCGCGGCGTGGAGCGACCGGAACCCGGGCGTCCGGATCCACACGTTCGCGGCCGTCGAGCCGCACGACCACAGCCCGTCGCTGACGTTCCACGGCCTCAGCGGGACGGAATTCCTCAAGCGCATGGCCGCGGCGCGCGGCGTCGTCTGCACGGCCGGGTTCGAGACGGTCTCCGAGGCCATGTGGCTCGGCACGCCGGCCCTCCTCGTCCCGACGCCCGGCCACTACGAGCAGCGCTGCAACGCCGTCGACGCCGTGGCGGCCGGCGCGGGCGTCCACGCCGAGACGCTCGACCTCGACCCGCTCCTCGACTACCTCGACCATCACGCCGAGGCGGCCCAGGCCGAGACGACGAGCCGCTTCCGCCGCTGGATCGCGCGCGCCGAGGGCCGGGCCGTCGGCGCCATCGAGGAGGCCGCGGGGCTGGCTCCGCTCGGCGGCGACGGCGCGGGCGACGGGCTCGCCGACGAGGTCGAGGTTCGCGAGGCGCGCTACCTCCCGCCGACCTCCTCGGTCGACGGGCGCGGGCCGAGCGAGAACGCGTCGACGTGGGAGTAG
- a CDS encoding UDP-2,3-diacylglucosamine diphosphatase, whose translation MTSYRTIFLSDLHLGMRGCQAERVLDFIRHHEAQRWVLVGDVVDGWALARSWTWQQVHNDVVQKLLREVRKGSEMVYVPGNHDGAARQFVGLTFGGILVQRDWVHTTADGRKLLVLHGDEFDGVVRLAPWLSRVGARAYELSLALNTVVARVRERMGKPYWSLAAALKDRTKRALQYIDRFEEAVAMRAVEAGVDGVVCGHIHRPELRDVVTEAGATLYANCGDWVENCTALVEHHDGRLEIVRWTGAIQRDAEARGDGVRQPVAALVPRLALSTEAARLGLDAGTLGAER comes from the coding sequence ATGACCTCGTACCGGACGATCTTCCTGTCCGACCTCCACCTCGGCATGCGCGGCTGCCAGGCCGAGCGCGTGCTCGACTTTATCCGCCACCACGAGGCCCAGCGCTGGGTGCTCGTCGGCGACGTGGTCGACGGGTGGGCCCTCGCGCGGTCCTGGACGTGGCAGCAGGTCCACAACGACGTGGTCCAGAAGCTGCTCCGGGAAGTCCGGAAGGGGTCCGAGATGGTCTACGTGCCCGGCAACCACGACGGCGCGGCGCGCCAGTTCGTCGGGCTCACGTTCGGGGGCATCCTCGTCCAGCGCGACTGGGTCCACACGACGGCCGACGGGCGGAAGCTCCTCGTGCTCCACGGCGACGAGTTCGACGGGGTCGTCCGCCTCGCGCCGTGGCTGAGCCGGGTCGGCGCGCGGGCCTACGAGCTGTCGCTGGCGCTCAACACGGTCGTGGCCCGCGTGCGCGAGCGGATGGGGAAGCCGTACTGGTCGCTCGCGGCGGCGCTCAAGGACCGGACGAAGCGGGCGCTCCAGTACATCGACCGGTTCGAGGAGGCCGTCGCCATGCGAGCCGTCGAGGCCGGCGTCGACGGCGTCGTGTGCGGCCACATCCATCGGCCCGAGCTCCGCGACGTCGTGACCGAGGCGGGCGCGACGCTCTACGCCAACTGCGGCGACTGGGTCGAGAACTGCACGGCGCTCGTGGAGCACCACGACGGCCGGCTCGAGATCGTCCGGTGGACGGGCGCGATCCAGCGGGACGCCGAGGCACGAGGCGACGGCGTGCGTCAGCCGGTCGCCGCGCTCGTGCCCCGCCTCGCCCTCAGCACCGAGGCCGCCCGCCTCGGGCTCGACGCGGGGACACTCGGAGCGGAGCGATGA
- a CDS encoding T9SS type A sorting domain-containing protein encodes MYRFATALLALLLAGPAFAQAPTVTVSSDISTDTQWSASEVYLLDGLIYVRPGATLTIEAGTIIKGRAIPSAATGDLASGLVVMVDGNIEANGRADAPIIFTAEADNVDDPSDLGPDDRAEWGGLIVLGRATTNSTPAINNVEGVPASDDTRFGCDGTTFQCDDADDSGTLRYVSVRHAGFGFETDSEINGMTFGAVGSGTTIEYVEVFANSDDAFEFFGGTAQARYLVGAFNGDDTFDTDRGFRGKFQFGLSINNPGNDAGRCFENDGGVSSLGGEDATPYSVPVYSNITCIGAGEDADDTQLGEELNSAALQLRDNTGGRIYNSIFVDFPGSALDLEALSSGEDTENRFGTNTEGTDDLIIANNIFFGFGAGSTFADLVNDDSDNSPARQQAIEAALAGSNTIADPSLANVDREMGFDPRPLGSSVAAAGALFEGNALDGDDFFEVVDYRGAFAPTSGTGDASTPTWLGGWTALYQNGILSGPAVANEDAPEAGLALAVGPNPTRGDATVRFSLDRAQRVEIALYDVLGRRVATVAEGAFAAGAAAATVPTATLSTGVYVLRLQGETGAVARQLSVAR; translated from the coding sequence ATGTATCGCTTCGCTACGGCCCTGCTCGCCCTGCTCCTCGCGGGGCCCGCGTTCGCTCAGGCCCCGACCGTCACGGTCTCGTCCGACATCTCGACCGACACGCAGTGGTCGGCCAGTGAGGTCTACCTCCTCGACGGCCTCATCTACGTCCGCCCCGGCGCGACGCTGACCATCGAGGCCGGCACCATCATCAAGGGCCGGGCGATCCCGAGCGCCGCCACCGGAGACCTCGCCTCCGGCCTCGTCGTCATGGTCGACGGCAACATCGAGGCGAACGGGCGCGCCGACGCCCCGATCATCTTCACGGCCGAGGCCGACAACGTCGACGACCCGTCCGACCTCGGGCCCGACGACCGCGCCGAGTGGGGCGGGCTCATCGTCCTGGGCCGGGCCACGACCAACTCGACCCCGGCCATCAACAACGTCGAGGGCGTCCCGGCCAGCGACGACACGCGCTTCGGCTGCGACGGCACGACGTTCCAGTGTGACGACGCGGACGACTCGGGCACGCTCCGCTACGTCTCGGTCCGCCACGCCGGCTTCGGGTTCGAGACCGACTCCGAGATCAACGGGATGACGTTCGGCGCCGTCGGCTCGGGCACGACCATCGAGTACGTCGAGGTCTTCGCCAACTCGGACGACGCCTTCGAGTTCTTCGGCGGGACGGCTCAGGCCCGGTACCTCGTCGGCGCCTTCAACGGCGACGACACGTTCGACACCGACCGCGGCTTCCGGGGCAAGTTCCAGTTCGGCCTCTCGATCAACAACCCGGGCAACGACGCCGGGCGCTGCTTCGAGAACGACGGCGGCGTCTCGAGCCTCGGCGGCGAGGACGCCACCCCGTACTCGGTCCCGGTCTACTCGAACATCACGTGCATCGGGGCCGGCGAGGACGCCGACGACACCCAGCTCGGCGAGGAGCTCAACTCGGCGGCCCTGCAGCTCCGCGACAACACCGGCGGCCGGATCTACAACTCGATCTTCGTCGACTTCCCCGGCTCGGCGCTCGACCTCGAGGCGCTCTCGTCGGGAGAGGACACCGAGAACCGGTTCGGCACGAACACCGAGGGGACCGACGACCTCATCATCGCCAACAACATCTTCTTCGGGTTCGGCGCCGGGAGCACGTTCGCCGACCTCGTCAACGACGACTCGGACAACTCGCCGGCCCGCCAGCAGGCCATCGAGGCCGCCCTCGCCGGCTCGAACACGATCGCCGACCCGTCGCTCGCCAACGTCGACCGGGAGATGGGCTTCGACCCGCGCCCGCTCGGGAGCAGCGTGGCCGCTGCCGGCGCCCTCTTCGAGGGCAACGCCCTCGACGGCGACGACTTCTTCGAGGTCGTCGACTACCGCGGCGCCTTCGCGCCGACGAGCGGGACCGGCGACGCCTCGACGCCGACGTGGCTCGGCGGCTGGACGGCGCTCTACCAGAACGGCATCCTCTCGGGCCCGGCCGTCGCCAACGAGGACGCGCCCGAGGCGGGCCTCGCCCTCGCCGTCGGGCCGAACCCGACGCGCGGCGACGCGACGGTCCGGTTCTCGCTCGACCGCGCCCAGCGCGTCGAGATCGCGCTCTACGACGTGCTCGGCCGCCGGGTCGCCACGGTCGCCGAGGGCGCGTTCGCGGCCGGCGCGGCCGCGGCCACGGTCCCGACCGCGACGCTCTCGACGGGCGTCTACGTCCTCCGCCTCCAGGGCGAGACGGGCGCCGTCGCCCGCCAGCTGAGCGTCGCCCGCTAA